GGATGCGGCCAGCCCGCGTTTCACCGGGATCTATCATTTCCTTTCGACGTCGAAGCACGAATACCTGCGCGTCGCGGTCGATTGCACGGATAGCATTCATCCCGGCCTTCCCAGTTTGGCCGGCTTGTTTCCTTCTGCTAACTGGCATGAGCGCGAAACCTATGACTTGATGGGGATACGATATGAAGGTCACCCGAACATGAGGCGTATTCTCATGTGGGACGACTATCCCTACCATCCCTTGCGCAAGGACTTCCCTCTGTCCGGTATCGAAGTGCCGTTCCCGGCTGAGGATGTGGCCGAAGTGACCCAGGCCAAGGTCTTGCCTGCGCCGATGGCGGGCGGGCCGTTCGTCTCTTCCGCCGATGGCCCCATGAGCCAGACCGAGCCACGGGCGAAAGACCAAAGCTGGAACGAGCACAAGGAAAAACCCACCGAGGACTAAGGATTTAAGGCATGGCAACGACCACACACGAAATTTCCCTCGGCGACGTCGCCGCCCGCAACCAAGAGCTCGAACCGGAGCTTAAAGGTGAAACCATGGCCCTGAACGTGGGCCCCTCCCACCCGACGACGCACGGGGTGCTCCGACTGAAAATGGAGCTGGACGGTGATGTCGTGACCAAGTGCGAACCGGTCATCGGTTACTTGCACCGCGGTGAAGAGAAGATTGCGGAGAACATGACTTACAACCAGTTCGTGCCTTACACGGACCGTCTCGACTATCTCGCACCGCTTTCCAACAACGTGGCCTATGCCATGGCGGTGGAGAAGCTCGCCAACCTGGAAGTGCCGGAACGTTGTCAGGCGATCCGTGTGCTCTGCTGCGAACTGGCCCGTATCTCTTCCCACTTGCTGGGAGTCGGGGTTTACGGGATGGATGCCGGTGCCTGGACCGTGTTCATGTATACCTTTACCGAGCGCGAGAAGCTCTACACGCTCTTCGAAGAACTGACCGGCGCCCGTTTCACCACCAGCTATACGCGGATTGGCGGGGTGGCCCGCGATATCCCTGAAGGTTGGCTCGGCCGGGTCAATGATTTCTGCCGCGGTGTCCTGCCGCTCATGGACCAGATCGACAAGCTGCTCACCCGCAACCGGATCTTCATGGACCGGACCGTCGGGGTGGGCGTCATTTCCAAGGAAGACGCGATTGCCTACGGCATGACCGGTCCGAACCTGCGCGCCTGTGGTGTGGATCTGGACTTGCGCAAGGACAAGCCCTACCTGGGCTACGAGAACTTTGATTTCGATGTGCCGATCGGCACGAATGGGGACTGTTATGACCGCTATTTGATGCGGGCGGAGGAAATTCGCCAAAGTGTGCGTATCGTGAAGCAGATCATCGATAAGTTCCCGGACGGTCCTTACTATGCGGAAGACGCGAAGAAGATCTTCGCGCCGCAGAAGGCCAAGGTGCTGACCAGCATGGAGGAACTGATCCAGAACTTCATGATCGTGACCGAGGGCCCGCAGATCCCCGCCGGCGAAGTCTACTTCGAAGCCGAAAACCCGAAGGGGGCGCTCGGCTTCTTCGTGGTTTCCAAGGGTGGGGGCGTGCCGTACCGCTTGAAGATCCGCGGCCCGTCCTTCTGTAATTTGAGCATCCTGGAAAAACTTATTCCGGGACACTACCTGACCGACATCACCGTGATCCTCGGATCGCTCGACTTCGTGATGGGTGAATGTGACCGCTAAAACCGGCAACTGGAGAACTGAAAACCGGTAACTGAGACATCAATGAATCTAAAACCCGAAACCATCGAGAAAATTGACAAGCTCGTGCCGCGCTACCCGACCAAGCGCAGTGCCGCACTGCCGCTCTGTCACTTGGTTCAGGAAGATCAGGGCTACCTCTCGAACGAGGCCATGGAGTGGATCGCCGCGCGTCTGGATCTCCAGCCCATCAATATCATCGAGATTGTGACTTTCTATCCGATGCTTCGCACCGAGCCCACCGGCAAGTACCACGTCCGGGTGTGCCGCACGCTGCCCTGTGCCCTGGCCGGTGCCTACAAGACCTGCAAGCGATTCGAAGAAGAATTCGATTGCAAGGTCGGCCACACCAGCGAGGACGGGTTGGTGACGATCGAATACGTCGAATGCCACGCGGACTGCGGCAAGGCGCCGGTGGTGATGATCGGCGAAGACGAATACACCGACATCGATCCGGACAAGGCCAGCGAACTCGCAGCCAAAATGAAGAAGGGAGAACTTTAAACCATGGCCCTCGAAGAAAAGCGTCTCATTTTCAAGCACATCGACGAGCCGGGTTACACCAACGATATCGACTGCTACGTCAAGAATGGCGGCTACGAGCAGTTGAAGAAGGCGGTGACGATGAAGCCGGAGGACATCTGTCAGGAAGTGATGGATTCCGGGGTGCGTGGCCGTGGTGGTGCCGGTTTCCCGGCGGGGATGAAGTGGAAGTTCCTCGACCGCAAGTCCGGCAAGCCGATCTACCTGATCTGCAATTGTGACGAATCCGAGCCGGGCACCTTCAAGGACCGCCAGATCGTGCACAAGGATCCGCACCAGTTGATCGAGGGCATGATGTGCTCGGCCTTTGCGATCCAGGCAAAGCTGGCATTCATTTACATCCGCGGTGAATTTTTCGAAGGCTACAAGATTCTTGAGCGTGCGATCGAGGAAGCCCGGGCGAAGAATTTCCTGGGCGACAATATCCTCGGTTCCGGTTATTCCTGTGACATCATCGTGCACCGCGGGGCGGGCGCTTACATCTGTGGTGAGGAAACCGGCCTGATCGAATCGCTCGAAGGCTTCCGCGCGAATCCGCGGATCAAGCCCCCGTATTTCCCCGCCGCCCTCGGCCTGTACCAGTGTCCGACCATTGTGAACAACGTGGAGACCCTCTGCGATGTGAAGCACATCGTGGAAATGGGAGGCAAGGAGTTCGCCAAGATCGGCACGCCCGGTAATACCGGCACCCGTATCTGGTGTGTCTCCGGTCATGTGCAAAAGCCGGGCTACTATGAATTTCCCTGTGCCGCGGTGACGCTCGGCCAGTTGATCTACGACGTCTGTGGCGGGCTCAAGCCGGGCCGCAAGCTGAAGGCCGTGATTCCCGGTGGTTCTTCCGCCAAGATCCTGCGCGCCGACGAGCGCTTCAAGGGCAAGTTGAAGGACGGCACGGAATTCGACTGGGGCATCGAGGACATCCCGATGGACTTCGACAGCCTGATGGCCTGCGGATCCATGTCCGGATCCGGCGGGGTGATCGTGATGGACGACACGACCGACATGGTCGAGGCGCTCGCCAACATCAACTATTTCTACGCCCACGAAAGCTGCGGCCAATGCACACCCTGCCGTGAAGGGGTGCCGTGGATGCGGAAGGTGACCCAACGCATGTGCGACGGCAACGCCCGCGAGGAGGACGCCGACCTGCTGAAGAGCATCGCCGACCAGATCGCGGGACGCACCATTTGCGCATTCGGGGAAGCGGCCTCATGGCCGGTCCAGAGCTTTATTGCAAAATTCAAGGATGAGTTCGTGGAGAAAGCCCGCGAACAAGCGGCCCGCCGCAAGGACGGCCAGGAACCTGCCAAGGAGACGACACTTATTTAGCCATGAGCGACAACGGCACAGTTGAAACAATCACCATCAATATTGATGGCAAGGACGTCGAGGTGCCCAAGGGCACCAATATCATCGAGGCGGTCAAGAGCGTCGGCAAAGGCAAGGAAGTTCCGCACTATTGCTATCATCCGAAGCTGTCCGTGGTCGGTAACTGCCGCATGTGCATGGTGGAAATGGGCATGCCGATGCGTGACCGTGCGACCGGCGAGGCGATTCTCGACGAAGACGGCAAGCAGAAGATCGGCTGGATGCCGAAGCCGACTATCGGTTGTGCGACGACGGCTGCGCCCGGGATGCACATCAAGACCGACTCTCCGATGGTCAAGGAGTCCCGCAACGGGGTGACCGAGTTCCTTCTGATCAACCACCCGCTGGATTGCCCGATTTGTGATCAGGCCGGGGAGTGCCGCCTGCAGGAATTTTCCGCCGAGCACGGCCGGGGCTACAGCCGCTTTACCGAGCAGAAGAACGTCAAGCCCAAGCGCACGAAGCTCGGGCCCCGGGTCACGCTCGACGACGAGCGCTGCATCCTCTGCTCGCGCTGCATCCGTTTCAGCAAGGAGATCGCGCAGGACGACGTGCTCGGTTTCGTGGATCGCGGCACCTATTCGACTTTGACCTGCTATCCGGGCCGCGAGCTTGAGCACAACTATTCGCTCAACACGGTGGACATTTGCCCGGTCGGCGCCCTCACCAGCACCGACTTCCGCTTTAAGATGCGGGTCTGGTTCCTCAAGCGTACACCCAGCATTTGTACCGAGAGCAGCGTGGGCGCGAACACCGAGATCTGGAGCCGCGAGGGCAAGATCTACCGGGTCACACCGCGCCGCAATGACGATGTGAACGACTGCTGGATGACCGATTCGGGCCGCGCGCTCTATAAGTTGGTCGAGTCGGAAGACCGCCTGACCCACTACACGGTTGACGGCGTGCAGAAGACGCTGGACGACGCGGTTGCCGCGACGACCGAATTGCTTAAGGCCGGCGGTGTCGCACTGGTCGGTTCCGCCGCCAGCTCGGTCGAAGAACAGTTTTTCTACAAGACTCTGGCCGAGCGCACCGGCGCCGGTGTTTCCCTGGTCAGCCACAACGGGGAAGGGGACGGGATCCTACTTTCCGAGGACCGCACACCCAATCTGCGTGGCGCACTCCTCACCGGCCTGACCGACAAGCTTCCCGAAGCGGACCTTTCCGGCATTGCCGCGGATATCCAATCCGGTGCGATCAAGACCCTGTTCGTGGTCAATGAGGATGTCACCGAGCTCGGCATTCCCGCGGAGTCACTTTCAAAGGTGAAGATCATCTACGTTGGTACGCACGCCAATGCGACCAGCAAGAAGGCCAAGGTGGTGCTTCCGTCGCTGATGGTCTTCGAAAAGGAGGGCAGCTTCGTCAACCAGAGCTTCCGGCTGCAGGCCTTCAAGTCGGCCGTTCCGGGCCCGCAGGGCATCCTTCCGGATTACCAGATGCTGGAGCAGGTCGTCGCGCCGCTGGCTGACGAAAAGCCTGCCGCGCTCAATCTGGAAACCGTCTGGGAGCGCCTTTCCGCCCAGGTGAGCCCGTTCTCCGGCTTCAGTTGGAGCGGCATACCGGCCTTGGGCCAAGCCGTCGATCCGACCGCCTTCCTCGATCTGCCTTTCGTTGAAACCAAGAATCTGAAATACGATCCCGAGGCTTTCAAGGCTGCTCAAACCGCCACCGCCTAATTCCAGTCGTCGACCTTTCCAATGACCTTACTCGCAATGATACTGCCGATCGCCTTTTCCCTGGCGATGATCTCCGTATTCATGGGGCTCTGCAGCTACTCTGTGCTCGCCGAGCGCAAGGTATCCAGCTGGATCCAGGGGCGCGTCGGTCCCAACCGCACCCGCCTGCCGATCCTCGGCCAGATCCCGGTTCTGGGTAACCTGATGACCGGCCTGGGCCTGTTCCAGCCCGTGGCTGACGGTCTGAAGTTCCTATTCAAGGAGGAAATCACTCCGGGCCATGTGAAGCACACCTATTTCTACCTGGCGCCGGTACTGGCCTTGGCTCCGGCCCTGACCACCATGGTGGTGCTTCCCTTCGGCCGTTATGTGGACCCGAGTGGCGCGGTTCAGCCGCTGGTTCTCGCCAATATCGATGTGGGCATGCTCTTCATCCTCGGGGTTTCCTCGCTCGGTGTGTACGGGATCGTCCTCGCCGGTTGGGCCTCCAACAGTAAGTATCCTTTCCTCGGCGCCATCCGCGCGTCCGCGCAAATGATTTCCTACGAGCTGGCCATGGGCCTGGCGCTCCTGCCGGTCTTCATCTGGTCGGCTGCTCCGGGTTCCGAGTACGGCCTCTCCCTCTTCGGTGTGGTCCAGTCGCAAACCGGCCCCTGGCTGGTGCTCTGGCAGCCGCTGTCCGCCCTGATCTTCCTCGTGGCGGTCTTTGCGGAAACCAACCGCCTGCCCTTCGATATGGCGGAATCCGAAACCGACCTCGTCGGTGGTTTCCACACGGAGTACGGCTGTTTCAAGTTCGGTCTCTTCTTCGTGGCGGAATACGCCCACGTGATCATGGGCTCCGCCCTCTTCGTCCTGCTTTTCCTCGGCGGCTGGAATTTCCTGCCCTGGGTGCCGGATCCCTGGTCCGACGGCTATGGCGGAGCGGTTCTCTCCGTCCTGTGGTTCATGTGCAAGGTCTTCTTCATGATCTTCTTCTTCATCTGGGTTCGTTGGACGCTGCCGCGCTTCCGTTACGACCAAGTGATGTCGCTGGGCTGGAAGATCCTGCTGCCGCTGGCGATTGGTAACCTTGTGTTCAACGTCATCCTGATCGCCCTGATCGACAAATTATAACCGCTAAGACTATGGCTAAGACAAAAGTTCTCGAACGAAAGCCGCTGAGCTTCGCGGAAAAGACCTTCCTTCCGCAGATTGTGACCGGGCTCAAGACGACCTTGGGCAATATGTTCGGAAAGACGGTGACCCTTCAGTATCCGGACGAGCGCCCTCCGATTCCCGATGGCTACCGTGGTGTCCCAACGCTGGTGAAGGATCCGAACGGACGCGAAAAGTGTGTGTCCTGCCAGCTTTGTGAATTCGTCTGTCCGCCCAAGGCGATCCGCATCACCCCGGGTGAAATCGATGCCGACGCCGAACCGGAGCGCGCGCACGTGGAAAAAGCGCCGCAGGAATTCGAAATCAACATGCTGCGCTGCATTTACTGCGGCCTCTGCCAGGAGGTCTGCCCGGAGGAGGCGATCTTCCTCCAGGACATCTTCTCGCTTTCCGGCTACAGCCGTGAAGAGATGATCAACAAGAAGGACAAGCTGTACGAGTTGGGAGGCACCCTTCCGGACAAGCACTTCAAGTGGGACAAAAAGAAGGCCGCAGAGGAGGCGGGCAACGCCCATCATTAATCGGGCACGGAGAACAGACGCCTGGGGAAAGGACATTTCTTCCATCTGTCATCGGCCAACAAACAACAATTTCCATGGTAGACATACTCTTTTACGTTTTTGCAGCGATCACGCTGGTGTCCGCGCTCTGCATGGTGCTGAGCCCGAACGCGGTGAACGGTGCGATGTGCATGATTGTCAGCTTTGTCAGCACCGCCGCGCTATTCGTGCTCCTCGAGGCCTACTTCCTCGCGATCCTCCAGGTGCTGGTTTACGCCGGTGCGGTCATGGTGCTCTTTCTCTTTATCATCATGCTCCTTGATGTGGATAAAGGGGAGGGTGGCACCTTCACCAAGGGCAAGCTGACGATTGCCGCTTCCTTCGTCGGTTTCGCGCTGGTGGCCATCCTGGTCTGCCAAGCCTTTGTCGGTGGGGCGCACCTGCCCGAGCCCGGCATGCTGCCGGTCGTTGCCAATCCCGCAGGCGAGGGCGGCGCGCTGGCCTTTACCACCTCGGCCAAGTCTTTTGGCTACAGCCTCTTTACGAAGTACATGCTTCCGTTCCAAGTAACGGGCTTCCTTCTGCTCGCTGCCATGATCGGTGTGATCGTGGTCAGCAAGAAACCGAAGGCTGAACAATAAGAATTAGGATCTCGATACCATGACCGTCGGACTGAATGCCTTTCTCCTTGTTTCCGGTTTGCTGTTTGCAATCGGCCTGCTGGGTGTGCTGCTGCGCAAGAACACGTTGGTGATCTACATGTCGCTCGAGCTCATGCTCAACGCCATCAACCTCGCGCTGGTCGCCTTTTCCCGGTATAACGGCACGATGGACGGAAACATCTTTGTCTTTTTCATCATCACCGTGGCCGCTGCCGAAGTGGCTGTCGGTCTTGCCATCATCGTGGCGCTGTTCCGCCGGCGCCAGACCGTGATGGTTAACGAATTGAATGCCTTGAGCCGTTAGCGCCATGACCGTTCCACAGCTACTCACCGCCGTCCTCCTCACGCCGCTCCTGTCCGCGTTCCTGATCACGCTCTTCGGGCGACGTCGTGGTGTCATCGCATCCTATGTCTCCGTGCTGGCCGCCGCTGCCATCGTCGCTTTCTCGTTCATGGCCATTCGTGGCAGCGAGGGCGGGAGCGTCACCGTCGCCTGGGACTGGCTCCAGTTCGGCAACTTCAATGTGTCCATGGGCTACTTGTTCGACGGCGTGGCCGTCACCATGTTGTCCATGGTCGCCTTCGTCGGTTTCCTGATCCATGTCTTCAGTCTCGGCTACATGGCGGAAGACAAGGCCCGCGGCCGTTTCTTCGGCGGCTTGTCCATTTTCATGTTCTCCATGCTGGGGATCGTGCTGGCCGACAACCTGATCATGATCTTCGTGTTCTGGGAACTGGTCGGTTTCAGCTCCTACATGCTGATCGGTCACTACCTGGATACGGAGGAAGCGGCCGCCGCTTCGAAGAAGGCCTTTATCGTCAACCGTATCGGTGACCTTGGTTTCCTCGTTGGTATCGTGTACGCCTACTGGCACTTCGGTACCGTCAACCTGAGCGAGATGCAGGGGGTGGTCGCCGCCAACTCGGAATTGATCAGCGCCTGCATCGCCGCGCTGCTGATGTGCGGCTTCATTGGTAAGTCCGCGCAGTTCCCGCTGCACGTCTGGTTGCCGGACGCGATGGCGGGTCCGACACCGGTTTCCGCATTGATCCACGCGGCCACCATGGTCGCGGCCGGTGTGTACTTCCTCATCCGCATCGATTTCCTTTTCCCGCCGAACGTATTGACCTTCATTGCCTGTCTCGGCACCGCGGTTGCGGTCTACGCCGGTTTCTGCGCTTACGCCCAGAACGACATCAAGAAGATCCTGGCCTACTCGACGCTGTCCCAACTGGGCTACATGTCCGCCGCCTTCGGTCTCGGGTTTCCGGGGATCGCCTTGTTCCACCTGATCACGCACGCCTTCTTCAAGGCCTTGCTCTTCCTCGGTGCCGGTTCGGTGATCCACGGCTGCCACCACGAGCAGGACATCTTCAAGATGGGCGGCATCCTGAAGAAGATGCCGATCACCTCGCTGACTTTCTTCATCGGTACACTTGCCCTTTGCGGTGTCTACGGCCTCTCCGGTTTCTATTCCAAGGATAACATCCTGGTCGCGGCCGGCCTGAACAACAAGACGCTCTTTATCCTCCTGACTGCCGGTGCGCTGCTGACCGCCGGTTATATGGGCCGTCTGCTCTGGATCGTATTCCTTGGCAAGCCGAAGTCGGAAGCCGCCGAGCATGCGCACGAAAGCGGGTTTTCCATGCTGGTGCCGCTGATCGTGCTGGCCGTCCTTTCCGTCGCCGGCGGTTGGACCCAATTCTGGCCGGAACAGCTCGGTGAGATCATCCGCCACGACCTGCATACGCTGCATGAAGCGCCCGGTGGCGCCGAGATGCACCACCAGGTCACGATGCTCGGCAGTGCCGCCTGTGTACTCGGTCTTGTGGTCGCCTTTTTCTTCTACGGGGCCGGAGCCAAGGAAGACCGCCTCGCGACCAAGTTCGCACCGGTCTACAATTTCCTCAAGGCCAAGCTCTGGTTCGACGAGATCTACAACTTCTACGTCGCCAAGATCCAGCAGCCTTTCGCCAACCTGCTCAATGCCTTCGACCTGTTCATCATCAAGGGACTCTTCGTCAAGGGGAGCGCCGGCATCGTCGGATTGATCGGCGTCTGTGCCCGCTCGCTGCATGTCGGCAGCATCCATGGTTATGTATACTGGTTCCTCGCCGGACTGATTCTCTTCTGGTTCGTCGCAATCTGGCCCATCTTTTCTTAAGCTCACAATGCCTGATACGAATTCACTCTTCCTGCTCGTCGCGATTCTGGCGCCTATGGCTGCCGGCGCGGTCCTGCTATTCGGTTCGCGGATGTCGACGGCGACCCAGCGTGCGATCAGCGCCTTCGGCTTTGGCTGGCCCCTGATCATCGGACTGCTGCTTTATTGGCTCTTCCAACCCAATGTGGGCGGCTATAATTTTGAAATGCGGATGCCGACCGGACTGGAGTCCATTGGCATCTATTTGCACCTCGGACTGAACGGCATCTCCATGCCGCTCTTCATGCTGGCCGGTGTGGTCGGCTTTGCGGCCGGGCTCTACGCCATGTATTCGAAGGCGGAGCGTCTCCACCTCTATCTCGCACTCCTGCTCTTCATGCAAGGCGGCCTGATGGGCACCTTCGCATCGGTCGACGTCTTCTTCTTCTACTTCTTCCACGAATTCGCCCTGATCCCGACCTTCATCATGATCGGCATGTGGGGTGGTGCGGGTCGTCGCGGCGCGGCGATCGAGATGACGATTTACCTGACGCTGGGTGCGATGCTTTCGCTGCTCGGACTGATTGCCCTCTATGTGAAAAGCGGCGCGAGTTCCTTCTCGCTGCCGGTGCTTCGTGACTACCTGGCCGCCCAACCGCTGGCCGACACGGTGCAGGGCAACCTGTTCGCGCTCCTGCTCTTCGGCTTCGGCATTCTTGTTTCGCTCTTCCCCTTCCACAGTTGGGCACCCAAGGGGTATGCCGTGGCACCGACCGGTGCGGCCATGCTGCACGCCGGCGTGCTGAAGAAATTCGGTTTGTACGGCCTGCTGCAAATTGCCGCGCCGCTGCTTCCGGTGGGCGGACAAGCCTGGTTCCCCTGGATCGTCTGGCTGGCACTGGGCAACATCGTCATCATCGGCCTGGTCACCATGGCCCAGCGCGACCTCAAGATGATGCTCGGTTACAGCTCCGTGATGCACATGGGCTACGCTTTCCTTGGGATTGCGACTTTCACCGCGGTTGGGGCCGGGGGCGCACTGCTCATGATGGTGGCGCACGGCTTGTCGGTCGCTTTGCTCTTCATGCTTTCCACCTGCATCTACCACCGCAGCCAGACCTTCGACATGAAGGAAATGGGTGGGCTTGCTTCCAAGGCGCCGGTACTGGCGGCCTTCTTTGTGGCGGCTTCGATGGCCAGCATCGGTCTGCCGGGCTTTGGCAATTTCTGGGGTGAGTTTACGATCTTTGCGGCATTGGCCGGCGGTGAGCACACCAGCTGGATCGTGTTGCCCGCCGCGCTCGGTATCGTGATTTCCGCGATCTACGGACTCCGTGCCGTGGCCAATATTTTCTTCGGCCAACCGAAGACCGAGTCTTTCGCCCAGCGTCTGGAAAGCGAACCCATCGAGGATATCAAGGGCTTTGAAAAGCTGCCGGCGACCGTATTGGTGGTGGCCTTGGTGGTGATCGGTATCTTCCCCCGTATTTTCTCCGACGATGCGAACCAGGAACTCTCCGGTCTGTATCCTGTTAAGAACGAGCTCCCTGCTTATGACACTGCGGCACTGCCGTCTGAACACGAAGCACACGAGGAGGGCACACACTAATGAACGATTCGCTTCTTCAACTCCTTCGCGGCTACTCCGCGACCAATGAATGGGTCGCGATCATGCCTGAAATCATGCTGGCCGTGTTGGCCTTGAGTATGCTCGCGGCTGAAATGGTCCTTCCCGCTTCCCGTCAGGGGCTCATCCCGCGTCTCGCTATCTGGGGGCAGGTCCTGATCCTCGCGGTCACCTGGTCGGCGGCCAATTGCTTCGGCTTTCATGAGCAAACGCTCTTCAGCGGTCTGATCTATCAGAGCGACATTACCCAACTGATGCGGATCTTCTTCCTCATCAGTTCGATCCTAGTCTGCTATCTCGGCCAGATCTATCTTTCCAAACAATCGCTGGCGAAGACCGAGTTCTATCACTTGGTCATGATCATCTCCGCCGCGATGATGCTGCTCGTCCAGAGCAGCAACTTCGTGATGCTCTTTGTCACACTGGAAACCGTGACCGTCGCGTTCTACGTGCTGGTGGCCTACTGCCGGACCAGTTCGCTTTCCCTTGAGGGCGGCCTGAAGTACCTGATCCTAGGTGCCATGAGCTCGGCCATTCTTCTGTTCGGGATCGTGCTGCTCTACGGTGTGGCCGGCAATCCCGCCTTGGAAGGCGCCAGTACGGATTCACTCAACTTTACGGAACTGACGAATTTCATCATCCTGCATGCGGACAACCTGATCGTACGGGTCGGGGCTTTGCTGGTGGTGGCCGGCATCTGCTTTAAGATCGGTGCGGTACCCTTCCAGATCTGGGTGCCCGACGTCTATCAGGGTGCACCCACTCCGGTGACCGCCTATCTGGCCGTGGCTTCTAAGGCGGCCGGCTTTATTGTCCTACTGCAGCTTGTGACCGGTCCCTTCATCGGGCTGAGCAGCATGATCGTTCCTTTCCTTTCCTTCATTGCGGCGGCCACGATCCTCTTCGGCAATATCGCAGCCGTGACGCAGCGTAACCTGAAGCGCCTGATGGGCCTTTCGGGGGTGGCGCACGCCGGCTACCTGCTTTTGGGGGTGGTCGCATCGCTGCAAATTCACTGGGCCAAGTATGCCGTCATCTTCTATTTGGTGACCTACCTGCTGGCTTCCTTCGCCGTCTTCGGCGTGATGTCGATTGCTGCGAAAAAGGAAGATGCCAATCAGGAGCTGGAAGATTACCGCAATTTCGCCCGCAAGCGTCCCTTCCTTGGCGGCGTGCTCGCCTTTGGTCTGGGTTCCCTGGCCGGCATTCCCCCGCTGGGTGGTTTCATCGGTAAGCTCTTCCTCTTTGTGGCCGCTTTCCAAGCCGGGCTCTACGGCCTGCTGGGCATCGCGATCGTCGGGGTGGTGATTTCCATCTACTACTATTTCGGCTGGATCCGCGAAGCCTTCTTCAGTCAGCCGACCGAGGAAGTGGTACAGGAAACCGGCTATCGCGACACCTCCGCGGACCGCTTCATCCTTGGCGCGCTGGTCGTGGCGACCGTGATCCTCGGTGTGTTCCCCGGTGTGTTCCCGGTCATGCCCTAGGCTGCACTGC
The nucleotide sequence above comes from Coraliomargarita parva. Encoded proteins:
- the nuoK gene encoding NADH-quinone oxidoreductase subunit NuoK; this translates as MTVGLNAFLLVSGLLFAIGLLGVLLRKNTLVIYMSLELMLNAINLALVAFSRYNGTMDGNIFVFFIITVAAAEVAVGLAIIVALFRRRQTVMVNELNALSR
- the nuoL gene encoding NADH-quinone oxidoreductase subunit L — its product is MTVPQLLTAVLLTPLLSAFLITLFGRRRGVIASYVSVLAAAAIVAFSFMAIRGSEGGSVTVAWDWLQFGNFNVSMGYLFDGVAVTMLSMVAFVGFLIHVFSLGYMAEDKARGRFFGGLSIFMFSMLGIVLADNLIMIFVFWELVGFSSYMLIGHYLDTEEAAAASKKAFIVNRIGDLGFLVGIVYAYWHFGTVNLSEMQGVVAANSELISACIAALLMCGFIGKSAQFPLHVWLPDAMAGPTPVSALIHAATMVAAGVYFLIRIDFLFPPNVLTFIACLGTAVAVYAGFCAYAQNDIKKILAYSTLSQLGYMSAAFGLGFPGIALFHLITHAFFKALLFLGAGSVIHGCHHEQDIFKMGGILKKMPITSLTFFIGTLALCGVYGLSGFYSKDNILVAAGLNNKTLFILLTAGALLTAGYMGRLLWIVFLGKPKSEAAEHAHESGFSMLVPLIVLAVLSVAGGWTQFWPEQLGEIIRHDLHTLHEAPGGAEMHHQVTMLGSAACVLGLVVAFFFYGAGAKEDRLATKFAPVYNFLKAKLWFDEIYNFYVAKIQQPFANLLNAFDLFIIKGLFVKGSAGIVGLIGVCARSLHVGSIHGYVYWFLAGLILFWFVAIWPIFS
- a CDS encoding complex I subunit 4 family protein, which translates into the protein MPDTNSLFLLVAILAPMAAGAVLLFGSRMSTATQRAISAFGFGWPLIIGLLLYWLFQPNVGGYNFEMRMPTGLESIGIYLHLGLNGISMPLFMLAGVVGFAAGLYAMYSKAERLHLYLALLLFMQGGLMGTFASVDVFFFYFFHEFALIPTFIMIGMWGGAGRRGAAIEMTIYLTLGAMLSLLGLIALYVKSGASSFSLPVLRDYLAAQPLADTVQGNLFALLLFGFGILVSLFPFHSWAPKGYAVAPTGAAMLHAGVLKKFGLYGLLQIAAPLLPVGGQAWFPWIVWLALGNIVIIGLVTMAQRDLKMMLGYSSVMHMGYAFLGIATFTAVGAGGALLMMVAHGLSVALLFMLSTCIYHRSQTFDMKEMGGLASKAPVLAAFFVAASMASIGLPGFGNFWGEFTIFAALAGGEHTSWIVLPAALGIVISAIYGLRAVANIFFGQPKTESFAQRLESEPIEDIKGFEKLPATVLVVALVVIGIFPRIFSDDANQELSGLYPVKNELPAYDTAALPSEHEAHEEGTH
- a CDS encoding NADH-quinone oxidoreductase subunit N — translated: MNDSLLQLLRGYSATNEWVAIMPEIMLAVLALSMLAAEMVLPASRQGLIPRLAIWGQVLILAVTWSAANCFGFHEQTLFSGLIYQSDITQLMRIFFLISSILVCYLGQIYLSKQSLAKTEFYHLVMIISAAMMLLVQSSNFVMLFVTLETVTVAFYVLVAYCRTSSLSLEGGLKYLILGAMSSAILLFGIVLLYGVAGNPALEGASTDSLNFTELTNFIILHADNLIVRVGALLVVAGICFKIGAVPFQIWVPDVYQGAPTPVTAYLAVASKAAGFIVLLQLVTGPFIGLSSMIVPFLSFIAAATILFGNIAAVTQRNLKRLMGLSGVAHAGYLLLGVVASLQIHWAKYAVIFYLVTYLLASFAVFGVMSIAAKKEDANQELEDYRNFARKRPFLGGVLAFGLGSLAGIPPLGGFIGKLFLFVAAFQAGLYGLLGIAIVGVVISIYYYFGWIREAFFSQPTEEVVQETGYRDTSADRFILGALVVATVILGVFPGVFPVMP